The Streptomyces sp. NBC_00576 genome contains the following window.
CCCCCAGAGGGGGCCCCAGCCGGGCTGAACATGCCTAGCCGAGCGCCTTGCCCGGCAGCTCGACCTTCGCGCCCAGCTCCACGAGCTTCTCCATGAAGTTCTCGTAGCCCCGGTTGATCAGGTCGATGCCGTGCACCCTGGACGTCCCCTGGGCGGCCAGGGCGGCGATGAGGTACGAGAAGCCGCCCCGGAGGTCCGGGATGACCAGGTCGGCGCCCTGGAGGCGCGTGGGGCCCGACACGACCGCCGAGTGGAGGAAGTTGCGCTGGCCGAAGCGGCAGTGGGAGCCGCCGAGGCACTCGCGGTAGAGCTGGATGTGTGCACCCATCTGGTTGAGCGCGGAGGTGAATCCGAGCCGGGACTCGTACACCGTCTCGTGGACGATGGAGAGGCCGGTGGCCTGCGTCAACGCGACGACCAGCGGCTGCTGCCAGTCCGTCTGGAAACCGGGGTGTACGTCCGTCTCCAGCGCGATCGACTTCAACTGGCCGCCGGGGTGCCAGAAGCGGATGCCCTCGTCGTCGATCTCGAAGGCACCGCCCACCTTCCGGTAGGTGTTCAGGAACGTCATCATCGACCGCTGCTGGGCGCCGCGGACATAGATGTTGCCCTCTGTCGCCAGTGCCGCCGACGCCCACGACGCGGCCTCCAGACGGTCCGGGAGGGCCGCGTGGGTGTAGCCGCCGAGCGAGTCGACACCGGTGACACGGATGGTGCGGTCGGTGTCCATGGCGATGATCGCGCCCATCTTCTGCAGTACGCAGATGAGGTCCTCGATCTCGGGCTCCACGGCCGCGTTGGACAGCTCGGTGACGCCCTCCGCCAGCACCGCCGTCAGCAGGACCTGCTCGGTCGCGCCCACGGACGGGTACGGCAGCGCGATCTTCGTGCCG
Protein-coding sequences here:
- the murA gene encoding UDP-N-acetylglucosamine 1-carboxyvinyltransferase; its protein translation is MTVNGTDDVLIVHGGTPLEGEIRVRGAKNLVPKAMVAALLGSAPSRLRNVPDIRDVRVVRGLLQLHGVTVRPGEEPGELIMDPSHVESANVADIDAHAGSSRIPILLCGPLLHRLGHAFIPGLGGCDIGGRPIDFHFEVLRQFGATIEKRADGQYLEAPQRLRGTKIALPYPSVGATEQVLLTAVLAEGVTELSNAAVEPEIEDLICVLQKMGAIIAMDTDRTIRVTGVDSLGGYTHAALPDRLEAASWASAALATEGNIYVRGAQQRSMMTFLNTYRKVGGAFEIDDEGIRFWHPGGQLKSIALETDVHPGFQTDWQQPLVVALTQATGLSIVHETVYESRLGFTSALNQMGAHIQLYRECLGGSHCRFGQRNFLHSAVVSGPTRLQGADLVIPDLRGGFSYLIAALAAQGTSRVHGIDLINRGYENFMEKLVELGAKVELPGKALG